TTACCTGATAATGCTGGTAATTTATGGATAGGAACTTCAAACGGATTATATAAACACATTTATAATTCAAATGATTATCAGCATTTTTTTTCTGATAATAATCCAAAAAGAGATTCTAAATTATTTGGCAATAATTCAATTCTTAATTTATGTTTCGATGATTCCGGTTCAATTTGGGTTACTCTGTATTCAGGTTTATACAATTTGAATCCTTTAAATGGAAATGTTAAAAGTTATATACATAGCCAATCCGATACAAACAGCATTTCAGAATCACTGGAAACCGGTTTATTAAAAGATAAAAAAGGAAATTTATGGATTTCTTCTCCAAAGAGTGTAGATAGGTTCATTACATCCAATGAAACATTTAAACATTACCCTTTACCTACTGTCCGTTCATTTTACGAAGATAATGATGGAGTAATATGGGCTTCGTCCGGGTCAAGGGGATTATATAAATATGATTCTTCAACCGATTCATTCATAGAATATTTTAATGAATCAGATTTCATTGGATTTTCAATTTCTCTTGAAGATAGTAAAAAAAGATTTTGGGCGGCAAGTTTTTATTCCGGATTGAATTTATTTGATATAAAATCAGGAAAATCAGAAGTATTCGATACAAAATATGGATTGCAGTCGAATTTTGTAAATAACTTAATAATGGATAATATTGGAATGTTATGGCTTAGTACGAGAACAGGAATATCAAGATTTAATCCTGACACGAAATTCTTTAAAAACTTTACTGAAGAAGATGGGTTGAATATTCAGGATTTTCAGACAACCTCTGCTAACAAAAGTTCTGACGGTAAATTATATTTTGGAACAAGAAACGGCATGGTTAGTTTTTATCCTGCACCAATAAATACATTAGTTCCTGAAATTGTTTTAACGGGTTTAAAGCTGCATAATTTACCGGTAATTCCTTCTGATACATCTGCTATTAAGGAGAACATTAATATTACAAGTGAAATAAATTTAAATTATTACGATAATTCATTCATCATTTCATTTTCATCTCTTGATTATAATGATTCAAAGAAGAATTTATACTCATATAAATTAGAAGGATTTGATGAAGATTGGTCTTTTCCAGGGACGAACACTTCGGCATCTTATACTAATCTCAATGCTGGTGAGTATACTTTTTTGGTTAAGGGCTCAAACAGCGATGGTATCTGGAATGAAAACGGCGCAAAAATTAAAGTAATAGTTAATCCTCCGTGGTGGAAAACATGGTGGTTCACAGTGAGCTGGATATTTTTTGCAGCAATTGTTTTTGGAAGCACAATAAGGTTAATTTCAGTCCAGAAGCTAAAGAAAAAACTCAGAGAGCTTAAACAGCAACAGGTACTTGAAGCTGAAAGGACAAGAATTTCAAAAGACATGCATGATGAATTAGGCTCCAGTTTAACTAAAATTACACTGTTAAGTGAAATTGCCATGAAAAAAATCGGTAATCTTGAAGAAATAAATAAGATTTCTGATGCTTCACGTGAAGTTGTTAATAGCATGGATGAAATTGTATGGGCTGTAAATCCTAAAAATGACTCGCTGGAAAACCTGGCGGCTTATACCTTACAGTATTCACAGAATTTTTTATCTGAAGCAGGCTTGAATTGCCGGTTTGAGTATCCCGATAGCATTCCTTCAAGCATGCTTTCATCGGATATTCGGCATAATATTTTTCTTGTATTCAAGGAAGCACTGAATAATGTGGTAAAACATTCCGAAGCATCTGAAGTGAACATAAAGTTAATATTAAACAAAACCTTTTTCGAATTTTTAATTTCAGATAATGGAAAAGGATTTAATATGGAAGACTGTGATCGTTTTTCAAATGGATTAAGCAATATGGAAAAACGCATTGCCGACATTAATGGTGAATTCAAAATAAGAACTCAATCAGATTTAGGAACCTTAATAAGCATAAAAATTTGTCATAACTAAATTAACACTTATGTGTTATTGTGTTCATTTCACAAAAGCCGTATTTTGTTATAAAAAAAATAGAGTTAATGCCTATAAAAGTATCAATTGTTGAGGACAATAGCGGAATAAGAGAGAGTCTTGAAATTCTTATAAATGGTTCTGAAGGATTTACCTGTCTTAGTACATATAAAAATGCAGAGTCCGCCTTGATAAACATTCCGCATG
The DNA window shown above is from Ignavibacteria bacterium and carries:
- a CDS encoding two-component regulator propeller domain-containing protein; its protein translation is MLRITLYFLPLFIIQFASAPAYSQYKNQHVSLEQGLPAGTAVEAIVQDNLGFMWFPVLGGVAKYDGYSLSLHQKFFTATDTVYLPEVHAIFIDKENNIWLGSANMVALYDRKKDIFNAFYLTVEKSVNSIAVIYDIHEGKDGLLWISTEDKGLFSYDKKSKVTQHYFHDENNSNSLNSNEISSFTIDNEGNLWVGFYSDGLCKYEPSKNLYTRFHRSSSSNSIPSDSIHKLYKDSSGTIWIASRQGYITELNPQTNKFINYSIQGEGVNSSAVIYSLFEDTSGLIWIGTFREGVILFDKNKNLFYPLQKNINGKEKEINYVYSIAQDRTGLIWIGGMEGLHIISKNLQSFDYSYDNPFFMKNIKNAAITSILPDNAGNLWIGTSNGLYKHIYNSNDYQHFFSDNNPKRDSKLFGNNSILNLCFDDSGSIWVTLYSGLYNLNPLNGNVKSYIHSQSDTNSISESLETGLLKDKKGNLWISSPKSVDRFITSNETFKHYPLPTVRSFYEDNDGVIWASSGSRGLYKYDSSTDSFIEYFNESDFIGFSISLEDSKKRFWAASFYSGLNLFDIKSGKSEVFDTKYGLQSNFVNNLIMDNIGMLWLSTRTGISRFNPDTKFFKNFTEEDGLNIQDFQTTSANKSSDGKLYFGTRNGMVSFYPAPINTLVPEIVLTGLKLHNLPVIPSDTSAIKENINITSEINLNYYDNSFIISFSSLDYNDSKKNLYSYKLEGFDEDWSFPGTNTSASYTNLNAGEYTFLVKGSNSDGIWNENGAKIKVIVNPPWWKTWWFTVSWIFFAAIVFGSTIRLISVQKLKKKLRELKQQQVLEAERTRISKDMHDELGSSLTKITLLSEIAMKKIGNLEEINKISDASREVVNSMDEIVWAVNPKNDSLENLAAYTLQYSQNFLSEAGLNCRFEYPDSIPSSMLSSDIRHNIFLVFKEALNNVVKHSEASEVNIKLILNKTFFEFLISDNGKGFNMEDCDRFSNGLSNMEKRIADINGEFKIRTQSDLGTLISIKICHN